A window from Dehalococcoidia bacterium encodes these proteins:
- the ndk gene encoding nucleoside-diphosphate kinase: MERTLVLIKPDAMQRGLAGEIISRLERRGLKIVAVRMLKVGKPLAKKHYAEHEGKPFFAGLVEYITSSPIVAAVFEGANAIVATRQTMGKTNPIEAETGSIRGDFGLEKGRNLTHASDSPASAKREIALFFGDMAPTPWSRDTDRWVFE, encoded by the coding sequence TTGGAGCGCACGCTCGTCCTGATCAAGCCAGACGCCATGCAGCGCGGCCTCGCCGGCGAGATCATCTCGCGGCTGGAGCGCCGCGGCCTCAAGATCGTCGCCGTCCGCATGCTCAAGGTCGGCAAGCCGCTCGCCAAGAAACACTACGCCGAGCACGAGGGCAAGCCGTTCTTCGCGGGCCTCGTCGAGTACATCACGTCATCGCCGATCGTCGCGGCGGTGTTCGAAGGCGCCAACGCGATCGTCGCGACGCGCCAGACGATGGGCAAGACGAACCCGATCGAGGCGGAGACGGGCAGCATTCGCGGCGACTTCGGGCTGGAGAAGGGCCGCAACCTCACCCACGCCTCCGACTCGCCCGCGAGCGCAAAACGCGAGATCGCACTGTTCTTCGGCGACATGGCCCCGACGCCGTGGTCGCGGGATACGGACCGCTGGGTGTTCGAGTAG
- a CDS encoding GNAT family N-acetyltransferase: MPSWVVTEDVLSSVAVRRAMVDDLPRVVELLQQLSMDGAQREDPGPPLPQRYLDMFAVIDADPNNDVLVALLQGEVVGTFQLTIVPSMRRGGIRSAMVEAVVVDERVRGQRVGEAMMRWAIDEARRRGCDMVHLTSNKSRTDAHRFYERLGFRKTHEGMRLVLEE, encoded by the coding sequence ATGCCATCCTGGGTGGTGACCGAAGACGTGCTGTCGAGCGTCGCCGTGCGCCGCGCGATGGTCGACGATCTGCCGCGCGTGGTCGAACTGCTGCAACAGTTATCGATGGACGGAGCGCAGCGCGAGGATCCTGGCCCGCCGCTGCCGCAGCGCTACCTCGACATGTTCGCCGTCATCGACGCCGACCCGAACAACGACGTGCTCGTCGCCCTGCTGCAAGGCGAAGTCGTCGGCACCTTCCAGCTCACGATCGTCCCGAGCATGCGCCGAGGCGGCATCCGCAGCGCGATGGTCGAAGCTGTCGTCGTCGACGAGCGGGTGCGCGGCCAACGCGTCGGCGAAGCGATGATGCGCTGGGCGATCGACGAGGCGCGGCGCCGGGGATGCGATATGGTGCACCTCACGAGCAACAAGTCGCGCACCGATGCGCACCGCTTCTACGAGCGGTTGGGGTTCCGGAAAACGCATGAAGGCATGCGTCTCGTGCTCGAAGAGTAG
- the gyrA gene encoding DNA gyrase subunit A produces the protein MTTDSGFGNIRNRGIEDEMRASYLDYAMSVIVARALPDVRDGLKPVQRRILYAMHEMNLRPNASFRKSAGIVGEVLGKYHPHGDSPVYEAMARLAQDFSMRYPLVHGQGNFGSVDGDPPAAMRYTEAKMSPITEELLADIDSNTVDTTATYDDLRNEPVYLPARIPNLLVNGSTGIAVGMATNIPPHNIREIADAVAALIENADTTTEELANIVKGPDFPTGAIIYRMRKDSAMDDDGKRHDVMRDAIREAYADGRGRIIMQARASIEEMARGNREQIIVSELPYQVNKATLVEKIAELVKDRKIVGISDLRDESDRHGMRIVIELSRDGQAASVLNQLYKHTAMQSSFAVNMVSLDQGQPKTMGLKKMLEAYIDHRRIVLRRRTEFELERARDREHIVLGYLIALKDIDKIVALIRGAASAEDAKNKMMTKPWNMSDRQAQAVLDMQLRRLAKLERDKIEDEYKELIKRISYLEDLLANPRKIDYLIRDDMTEIKDKYGDDRRTKIIDGGADDIAEEDLVPHQEVVVTLSNRGYVKRLPLETYRLQRRGGRGITGMVTREEDAVSRLAVCDTHDNVLFFTERGRVFMARAYDLPDAKRQAKGIPAVNVIDCDPGETVTAIVTIRDYDKDFMVMATADGEVKKTPLKDFKEVRKNGKIAMNLDKGDVFVAAKLVHESDEVVLVTSNGQAIRFQVKELRSASRTSGGVRGISLAKGGKVVAMEVVQPNHELFTITEKGYGKRTPYPDYPRKHRGGMGVRNYDITQKTGKIIAARTVDASQELIVISRDGIVIRTRMDSIRMTGRSAQGVSVINVAPGDSVASLATIDMGVINGNGGSKGAEAEEAEQAPLAGLDEEPAKGGKKPAAKATKAPAKKPTPIRPKKSGGKSMTMRTAKAQKPKPAPKPSKGPKGKKPRR, from the coding sequence ATGACGACTGACTCCGGCTTCGGCAATATCCGCAACAGGGGCATCGAGGACGAGATGCGCGCGTCGTATCTCGACTACGCGATGAGCGTGATCGTGGCGCGGGCGCTTCCGGACGTCCGCGACGGCTTGAAGCCGGTCCAGCGCCGCATCCTCTACGCCATGCACGAGATGAACCTGCGGCCGAACGCTTCGTTCCGCAAGAGCGCGGGGATCGTCGGTGAGGTGCTCGGGAAGTACCACCCGCACGGCGACAGCCCCGTCTACGAGGCGATGGCGCGGCTCGCACAGGACTTCTCGATGCGGTACCCGCTGGTTCACGGGCAGGGTAACTTCGGCAGCGTCGACGGCGACCCGCCGGCCGCCATGCGCTACACCGAAGCGAAGATGTCGCCGATCACCGAAGAGTTGCTGGCGGATATCGACAGCAACACCGTCGATACGACCGCCACCTACGACGATTTGCGCAACGAGCCGGTGTACCTGCCCGCGCGCATCCCGAACCTGCTGGTCAACGGCTCGACCGGCATCGCCGTCGGGATGGCGACGAACATCCCGCCGCACAACATCCGCGAGATCGCCGATGCTGTCGCGGCGTTGATCGAAAACGCCGACACGACGACGGAAGAGCTGGCGAACATCGTCAAGGGGCCGGACTTTCCGACGGGCGCCATCATCTACCGCATGCGCAAAGACTCCGCGATGGACGACGACGGTAAGCGTCACGACGTCATGCGCGACGCGATCCGCGAAGCCTACGCCGATGGCCGCGGCCGCATCATCATGCAGGCGCGCGCGTCGATCGAGGAGATGGCGCGCGGCAACCGCGAACAGATCATCGTGTCGGAGCTGCCGTACCAGGTGAACAAGGCGACGCTCGTCGAGAAGATCGCCGAGTTGGTGAAGGATCGGAAGATCGTCGGTATCAGCGATTTGCGCGACGAGTCGGACCGCCACGGCATGCGCATCGTCATCGAGCTGAGCCGCGATGGGCAGGCGGCGAGCGTGCTCAACCAGCTTTACAAGCACACGGCCATGCAGTCGTCGTTCGCGGTGAACATGGTCTCGCTTGACCAGGGCCAGCCGAAGACGATGGGCCTCAAGAAGATGCTCGAGGCATACATCGACCACCGGCGGATCGTCCTGCGGCGCCGGACGGAGTTCGAGCTCGAGCGCGCGCGCGACCGCGAGCACATCGTGCTCGGCTACCTGATCGCGCTGAAGGACATCGACAAGATCGTCGCGCTGATCCGCGGCGCCGCTTCGGCGGAAGACGCCAAGAACAAGATGATGACGAAGCCGTGGAACATGAGCGACCGCCAGGCGCAGGCCGTCCTGGACATGCAGTTGCGCCGGCTCGCCAAGCTGGAGCGCGACAAGATCGAGGACGAGTACAAGGAGCTGATCAAGCGCATCAGCTACCTGGAAGACTTGCTCGCGAATCCGCGGAAGATCGACTACCTGATCCGCGATGACATGACCGAGATCAAGGACAAGTACGGCGACGATCGCCGCACGAAGATCATCGACGGCGGCGCCGACGACATCGCCGAGGAAGACCTGGTGCCGCACCAGGAGGTCGTCGTCACGCTGTCGAACCGCGGCTACGTGAAGCGCTTGCCGCTCGAGACGTACCGCTTGCAGCGGCGCGGCGGCCGTGGCATCACCGGCATGGTGACGCGCGAGGAAGACGCCGTCAGCCGTCTCGCGGTGTGCGACACGCATGACAACGTGCTGTTCTTCACGGAGCGCGGGCGCGTGTTCATGGCGCGCGCGTACGACCTGCCGGACGCCAAGCGCCAGGCCAAGGGTATCCCCGCCGTCAACGTCATCGACTGCGACCCGGGTGAGACCGTCACGGCGATCGTCACGATCCGCGACTACGACAAGGACTTCATGGTCATGGCGACCGCGGATGGCGAAGTGAAGAAGACGCCGCTCAAGGACTTCAAGGAAGTCCGCAAGAACGGCAAGATTGCCATGAACCTCGACAAGGGCGATGTGTTCGTCGCGGCGAAGCTGGTCCACGAGAGCGACGAGGTCGTGCTGGTCACGTCGAACGGGCAGGCGATCCGCTTCCAGGTGAAGGAACTGCGCTCTGCTTCTCGCACGTCGGGCGGCGTGCGCGGCATCAGCCTCGCGAAGGGCGGCAAGGTCGTCGCGATGGAGGTGGTGCAGCCGAACCACGAGCTGTTCACGATCACGGAGAAGGGCTACGGCAAGCGCACGCCGTACCCGGATTACCCGCGCAAGCACCGCGGCGGCATGGGCGTCCGCAACTACGACATCACACAGAAGACCGGCAAGATCATCGCCGCGCGCACCGTCGACGCGTCGCAGGAGTTGATCGTGATCAGCCGCGATGGCATCGTCATTCGCACGCGCATGGACAGCATCCGCATGACGGGGCGCTCCGCCCAGGGCGTGTCCGTGATCAATGTCGCGCCGGGCGACTCGGTGGCGTCGTTGGCGACGATCGACATGGGTGTCATCAACGGCAACGGCGGGTCGAAGGGCGCGGAAGCGGAGGAAGCCGAGCAGGCGCCGCTCGCCGGCCTCGACGAGGAGCCCGCGAAGGGTGGCAAGAAGCCCGCCGCGAAGGCGACGAAGGCGCCGGCGAAGAAGCCAACGCCGATCCGGCCGAAGAAGTCCGGTGGAAAGTCGATGACCATGCGCACCGCGAAGGCGCAGAAGCCGAAGCCCGCTCCGAAACCATCGAAGGGGCCGAAGGGCAAGAAGCCGCGGCGGTAG
- a CDS encoding class F sortase has product MNSNKLSIALISIGAALIVASLVMFVVWWQAYSDAQGNSDLETVVGFGEPIQTPTPGPSPTPAANYPPASEAPMVRLQIPIVGIDAPVVVKGVDAAGVMQAPDNAFDTAWYDFSAKPGYGGNAVFSGHVDYINVGEAVFWDLKDLTAGDEIQVRLEDGTVYRYAVNFKQQYDAATAPVEEIVGPTPRETLTLITCSGTFSSSTSQYDKRLVIRAERVSETPPTT; this is encoded by the coding sequence ATGAATTCGAACAAGCTGTCGATCGCGCTCATTTCCATCGGCGCCGCGCTGATCGTCGCCTCGCTCGTGATGTTCGTCGTGTGGTGGCAGGCCTATAGCGACGCACAGGGCAACAGCGATCTGGAGACGGTGGTCGGCTTCGGCGAACCGATCCAGACGCCGACGCCGGGGCCGTCGCCGACGCCGGCTGCCAATTACCCGCCGGCCTCCGAGGCGCCGATGGTGAGGCTGCAGATCCCGATCGTCGGGATCGACGCGCCGGTGGTGGTGAAGGGTGTCGATGCGGCGGGCGTCATGCAGGCGCCGGACAATGCCTTCGATACGGCGTGGTACGACTTCAGCGCGAAGCCAGGTTACGGCGGTAACGCCGTGTTCTCGGGCCACGTCGACTACATCAACGTCGGCGAGGCGGTGTTCTGGGACCTCAAGGACCTGACTGCCGGCGATGAAATCCAGGTCCGCTTGGAAGACGGCACCGTGTATCGCTATGCGGTGAACTTCAAACAGCAGTACGACGCCGCGACGGCGCCGGTTGAGGAGATCGTCGGGCCGACGCCGCGCGAGACGCTGACGCTGATCACGTGCAGCGGCACGTTCAGCAGCAGTACGAGCCAGTACGACAAGCGCCTCGTGATACGAGCGGAGCGGGTGTCGGAGACGCCTCCGACGACGTAG
- a CDS encoding class F sortase produces MPGSERISTFWKSASPFKRAAAVAVPAVIAALAVAGITFGAISISDDGGEASAVVANTPGPSPTPITPTPSVGDVLRYFAAVLPTATATPEFVGGGGGGGGGGGRPSAPRAGLTGPGPIVTSDIRLQIPKIGMNTGVHSRAVGTNGQMGDPSGPWMVVWYDFRSFGGHVGGYPGEPGANVVMAGHVDYINVGPAVFYGLQSLAPGDVITVSGANGPVSYSVHWSRMVSPSQDFTQYVQKYAHDTVTLVTCIGAFSSGHYSSRLVIHGVRI; encoded by the coding sequence ATGCCGGGCAGTGAGCGCATCAGCACGTTCTGGAAGAGCGCATCACCGTTCAAGCGCGCGGCCGCGGTCGCCGTGCCGGCGGTCATCGCGGCGTTAGCCGTCGCGGGTATCACGTTCGGTGCCATCAGCATCAGCGATGATGGCGGCGAGGCTAGCGCCGTCGTGGCGAATACGCCCGGCCCCTCACCGACGCCTATCACACCGACGCCCAGCGTCGGCGACGTGCTGCGCTACTTTGCCGCAGTCCTGCCGACAGCCACGGCCACGCCCGAGTTCGTCGGCGGTGGCGGCGGAGGAGGCGGTGGCGGTGGACGACCATCGGCGCCACGCGCGGGGCTCACGGGCCCCGGGCCGATCGTGACATCGGACATCCGCCTGCAAATCCCGAAGATCGGTATGAACACGGGGGTGCATTCGCGCGCCGTCGGCACAAACGGCCAGATGGGCGATCCCAGCGGCCCCTGGATGGTGGTCTGGTATGACTTCCGCTCGTTCGGCGGGCACGTGGGCGGGTATCCCGGCGAACCGGGCGCGAACGTCGTCATGGCGGGACATGTCGACTACATCAACGTCGGGCCGGCGGTGTTCTACGGGCTGCAGAGCCTGGCGCCGGGCGACGTGATTACTGTGTCTGGCGCCAACGGGCCGGTGTCGTATTCGGTACATTGGAGCCGGATGGTTTCACCCTCTCAGGATTTCACACAGTACGTACAAAAGTACGCGCACGACACGGTTACGCTTGTGACATGCATCGGCGCGTTCAGCTCCGGCCATTACTCGAGCCGCCTCGTAATCCACGGCGTGCGCATCTGA
- a CDS encoding class F sortase yields MSGRMDGAGGFLARLRQNETIQKLSRGRPDLIIFGAPIAVLAVIAVVVIALVTMSGDGNADDEQVRGTATSGASATARSTATGVSGGSKTPIAFSEGSELTPADLALRGAGEPARGDFTGDRLIIPKLGVDAPFTYKAVGPDGQMPNPNGPSDVAYYDFGQWPGLGGLPNAGGNVILAGHVDYINVGPAVFWDVDTLAPGDIIQVRMQDGTMVEYAVEFNKWVDPGNSDWTEIVAGTGDESITLITCTGEFSAGHYDKRQIVWGRRVV; encoded by the coding sequence ATGAGCGGACGCATGGATGGAGCGGGGGGGTTCTTGGCGCGCCTGCGCCAGAACGAGACGATACAGAAGCTGAGCCGAGGCCGGCCTGACCTGATCATCTTCGGCGCGCCGATCGCCGTGCTGGCGGTGATCGCGGTCGTGGTGATCGCGCTGGTCACGATGAGCGGGGACGGCAACGCCGACGACGAGCAGGTGCGCGGAACGGCGACCTCGGGAGCGTCCGCCACGGCGCGCTCGACGGCCACTGGCGTCAGCGGCGGCTCAAAGACGCCGATCGCCTTTAGCGAGGGCTCGGAGCTGACGCCGGCGGACCTGGCGCTGCGCGGCGCGGGTGAGCCGGCGCGCGGCGATTTCACGGGCGACCGGTTGATCATTCCGAAGCTCGGCGTCGATGCGCCCTTCACGTACAAGGCCGTCGGCCCGGACGGACAGATGCCCAACCCCAACGGCCCGAGCGACGTCGCTTACTACGACTTCGGTCAGTGGCCGGGTCTTGGCGGGCTGCCGAACGCGGGCGGTAACGTCATCCTCGCCGGACACGTCGACTACATCAATGTCGGACCGGCGGTGTTCTGGGACGTCGACACGCTGGCGCCCGGCGACATCATCCAGGTGCGCATGCAGGACGGCACGATGGTTGAGTACGCCGTCGAGTTCAACAAGTGGGTCGATCCCGGCAATTCTGATTGGACGGAGATCGTGGCAGGCACGGGCGACGAGTCGATCACGTTGATCACGTGCACGGGCGAATTCTCCGCGGGTCACTACGACAAGCGGCAGATCGTTTGGGGCCGTCGCGTCGTATAG
- a CDS encoding invasin domain 3-containing protein gives MAKFGLAALAVVAALVLSFSASSSTPTAHAEVDSSVAIWCGFLASRIDGDPADATTAGDFGAACDGLTEAEIALISGANTDIGDEDGVLEAGELDDLDLDANQVTIAPNNPATNHSTIYIIAFVDDDGLTTFDAQSGVSVVVSEDGGVDEAAPAADADPETCTGDNDEDCGTTDPTNGDGVVVALITATTATDGAAVVVDVDQESVGDSQTLDIVGVAFSVEVTLVETTIQSDAATTCAAGTDPEVTDDGALSDAESTIAIAVVTDNDDRALTRITSPITSDETDVAEVGDQTGATVDAGDSGIAAFAVICGGDDSGTANITADIGADDDSAEITVVGPPATITLTAAPAQIACDGSQTSTVTATIVDSAGNNVANGTDVTFSVVALGTANPINTTTTDGTASSTITPLSGAAAGVTVIVSAGDASASTRVDCSLPIPTVVAPGATPTSDVGVTPPDTGTGGYLGQDSSAGFPLWTLVALALGSFALVAGGMVTRRAGR, from the coding sequence GTGGCTAAATTTGGACTTGCGGCTCTGGCAGTCGTTGCGGCTCTGGTATTGAGCTTCAGCGCCAGCTCGAGCACGCCCACGGCTCACGCCGAAGTCGACTCCAGCGTTGCGATCTGGTGCGGCTTCCTCGCGAGCAGGATCGATGGCGACCCGGCTGACGCAACGACGGCCGGTGACTTTGGCGCCGCTTGCGACGGCCTGACCGAGGCCGAGATCGCGCTCATTTCGGGCGCGAACACGGACATCGGCGACGAGGACGGGGTCCTCGAGGCCGGTGAACTGGACGACCTGGACCTGGACGCGAACCAGGTCACGATCGCTCCGAACAATCCTGCTACTAACCACAGCACGATTTACATCATCGCCTTCGTCGATGACGACGGCCTGACCACGTTCGACGCCCAGAGCGGCGTTTCGGTCGTGGTCAGCGAAGATGGCGGCGTGGACGAAGCGGCACCGGCCGCGGATGCCGACCCCGAGACGTGCACAGGCGACAACGACGAGGACTGCGGCACGACGGACCCCACCAACGGCGACGGCGTGGTCGTGGCTCTGATCACGGCGACGACCGCCACGGATGGCGCGGCGGTCGTCGTTGACGTTGACCAGGAAAGCGTCGGCGACTCGCAGACGCTGGACATCGTCGGCGTTGCGTTCAGCGTGGAAGTGACGCTCGTCGAGACGACCATCCAGTCGGACGCCGCCACCACGTGTGCGGCCGGCACCGACCCGGAGGTCACCGACGACGGTGCGCTTTCTGACGCCGAGTCCACCATCGCGATCGCGGTGGTCACGGACAACGACGACCGGGCGCTGACGCGCATCACCTCGCCGATCACGTCGGACGAGACTGACGTCGCCGAAGTAGGCGACCAGACCGGTGCAACGGTGGATGCTGGCGACTCGGGCATTGCCGCCTTCGCGGTTATCTGCGGTGGCGACGACTCGGGCACGGCCAACATCACGGCCGACATCGGTGCGGACGACGACTCCGCAGAGATCACAGTCGTCGGGCCGCCGGCGACGATCACGCTGACGGCGGCTCCCGCGCAGATTGCGTGCGACGGCAGCCAGACTTCGACCGTGACGGCGACGATCGTTGACTCGGCCGGCAACAACGTCGCGAACGGCACGGATGTGACGTTCAGCGTCGTTGCGCTGGGCACGGCGAACCCGATCAACACCACGACGACGGACGGCACGGCCAGCAGCACGATCACGCCGCTCTCCGGCGCAGCGGCTGGCGTCACCGTCATCGTCTCGGCGGGCGACGCCTCGGCCTCGACCCGCGTGGACTGCTCGCTGCCGATCCCGACCGTGGTAGCGCCGGGCGCAACGCCGACGAGTGACGTTGGCGTGACGCCTCCGGACACGGGTACCGGTGGCTACCTTGGTCAGGACAGCTCGGCCGGCTTCCCGCTGTGGACGCTCGTCGCGCTGGCCCTGGGCAGCTTCGCCCTGGTCGCCGGTGGCATGGTTACTCGCCGCGCAGGCCGGTAA
- a CDS encoding invasin domain 3-containing protein, whose protein sequence is MMTWRTLTKISAVGLVAAVALSVASLGGAPRASAVPTQVVTYSPDVCTILLAGTAGEGAAQDVPHFAAGCNFPHAAGGLGAGYTYAGIFPENIVIVAAVASQRNDRDDKFAIPDPNFGQCNQVTDGTDDTNEDDLGELLCSLDARDGTIDAKFTLRPADFAGIDLEANMIHEVDGGTVAVAFVNDDSPVFWELDLDGAIFDVGDSQDLFCAGVAGPNTVVDTDCDGIGEAGNGVAVAQIIAGPAGIDEGPGTVSAEQELVILHAPIIGVGEPGEVTFRVLTEATIEPAIQTGLDATDCPLPGTADEFIAELGKPEKTILVARVADSDDRDVTGALVKWETDDPDIAIVAAPLTPTIDLGGFGIGAPNILCGTDDPGTVTITATLLDGPGQAEEAGTIIDGASGGDVTELEFTVLGPPASLTLAAAPATIDCNGTNTASVTATVSDAEGNPVVDGVEVQFSVQVLGTANPIIVDTAAGVATSTITPLAATEGVPVVVTAGDAIGSILVGCTPGGAAPGTPPDGGAAPGGAPIGTIRPPDTGSGGDLDGRGALNVWMAVALFAGAMGLVGARLPLRRA, encoded by the coding sequence ATGATGACCTGGCGAACGCTGACAAAGATTAGCGCCGTTGGACTGGTTGCAGCCGTAGCGCTGAGCGTCGCTTCGCTGGGAGGCGCGCCCAGGGCGAGCGCGGTGCCGACGCAGGTCGTGACGTACTCGCCCGACGTCTGCACGATCCTGCTCGCGGGTACTGCCGGTGAAGGTGCGGCACAGGATGTCCCTCACTTCGCGGCCGGGTGCAACTTTCCGCACGCCGCTGGCGGGCTGGGGGCCGGATACACGTACGCCGGCATCTTTCCTGAGAACATCGTGATCGTCGCCGCTGTGGCTTCACAACGAAACGACCGTGACGACAAGTTCGCGATCCCTGACCCGAACTTCGGTCAGTGCAACCAGGTGACGGACGGAACCGACGACACGAACGAGGACGACCTCGGCGAACTTCTTTGTTCGCTGGATGCGCGAGACGGCACGATCGACGCGAAGTTCACGCTCCGTCCGGCGGACTTCGCAGGCATCGACCTGGAAGCGAACATGATTCACGAAGTCGACGGCGGGACCGTCGCCGTGGCCTTTGTGAATGACGACTCGCCGGTCTTCTGGGAGTTGGACCTCGACGGCGCGATCTTCGACGTGGGGGACTCGCAGGACCTGTTTTGCGCCGGCGTCGCCGGTCCGAACACGGTCGTCGACACAGACTGTGACGGCATCGGTGAAGCCGGTAACGGTGTCGCCGTGGCCCAGATTATCGCCGGACCTGCAGGGATCGACGAAGGGCCGGGGACGGTGAGCGCGGAGCAAGAGCTGGTGATCCTCCACGCGCCGATTATCGGCGTCGGCGAGCCGGGCGAAGTGACGTTCCGGGTGCTGACAGAGGCGACGATTGAGCCGGCGATCCAGACGGGCCTGGACGCCACTGACTGCCCGCTGCCGGGAACGGCGGATGAATTCATCGCCGAGCTTGGCAAGCCGGAGAAGACGATCCTGGTGGCGCGCGTGGCGGATTCGGACGACCGCGACGTCACGGGCGCACTGGTGAAGTGGGAAACGGACGATCCTGACATTGCGATCGTCGCGGCGCCGCTGACGCCGACGATTGACCTGGGCGGCTTCGGGATTGGAGCGCCGAACATTCTGTGCGGCACGGACGACCCGGGGACGGTGACGATCACCGCAACGCTGCTCGATGGACCGGGCCAGGCGGAGGAAGCCGGGACGATCATCGATGGCGCGAGCGGCGGCGACGTGACGGAACTGGAATTCACGGTGCTTGGTCCGCCGGCGTCGCTGACGCTGGCTGCCGCTCCGGCGACGATCGACTGCAACGGGACGAACACGGCGTCGGTGACGGCGACGGTGTCGGACGCCGAAGGGAATCCCGTCGTGGATGGCGTCGAAGTGCAGTTCAGCGTGCAGGTGCTCGGTACTGCCAACCCGATCATTGTCGATACGGCGGCCGGCGTCGCCACATCGACCATCACGCCGCTCGCGGCGACCGAGGGTGTGCCCGTGGTGGTGACGGCAGGAGACGCGATCGGTTCGATCCTGGTCGGCTGCACGCCGGGCGGGGCGGCTCCAGGCACGCCGCCAGACGGCGGCGCCGCACCCGGCGGCGCCCCGATAGGCACGATTCGGCCTCCGGACACCGGTTCGGGCGGCGACCTTGATGGCCGCGGGGCGTTGAATGTGTGGATGGCGGTGGCGCTGTTCGCAGGGGCCATGGGGCTCGTGGGGGCGCGGCTGCCGCTGAGGCGGGCATAG
- a CDS encoding cohesin domain-containing protein, whose protein sequence is MRQHALTWLGLGMLAAAFVVGSSARHLDAAGTTELALTPASQNRSVGDEFEIQFSAQNFQNMGAFEVRVGFDPDILEFVSATPTDLITSTGRMSSCSKYLGDDYIQYGCNTTGSADSGVNGGGEAATLRFKAIGAGTSSLVFRGWNLASPLGDDAWGEDNDGDGRFNEDPTDGFDYDDDGQMDEDGPESNLIRLAESVVRVVGEGEPTPQNLPSTPTPNAANLTPTAIPGANQSGTQREYLPSQSNGGDDDGSGVAGSRTGRVAPRSNSGSSTGSADGAAAGDSDFPIAGHGPGSGDKPAAPWLPVAALSIVGSALVFFGWRSSRSARTG, encoded by the coding sequence ATGAGACAACACGCCCTGACGTGGTTGGGGTTGGGGATGCTGGCGGCGGCGTTTGTCGTAGGTTCGAGCGCCCGGCACCTGGACGCGGCAGGGACGACGGAGCTGGCGCTGACGCCGGCATCGCAGAACCGATCCGTGGGGGACGAGTTCGAGATTCAATTTTCGGCACAGAACTTTCAGAACATGGGGGCCTTCGAGGTCCGGGTGGGATTTGACCCGGACATCCTGGAGTTTGTAAGCGCTACGCCGACCGACCTGATCACGAGCACGGGGCGGATGAGTTCGTGCTCGAAGTACCTGGGCGACGACTACATTCAGTACGGCTGCAATACGACAGGGAGCGCTGACTCGGGCGTCAACGGCGGCGGCGAAGCAGCGACGTTGCGCTTCAAGGCGATCGGCGCGGGCACGAGTTCGCTGGTGTTCCGAGGGTGGAATCTGGCTTCGCCGCTGGGCGACGATGCCTGGGGCGAAGACAACGATGGCGACGGGCGGTTCAATGAGGATCCGACGGACGGCTTCGACTACGACGACGACGGACAAATGGATGAAGACGGCCCGGAATCGAACCTGATCCGGCTTGCGGAGTCCGTGGTGCGCGTAGTGGGAGAAGGCGAACCAACGCCGCAGAACCTGCCATCGACGCCGACGCCGAACGCGGCGAACCTCACACCAACGGCGATCCCGGGGGCGAACCAGTCCGGCACGCAGCGGGAGTACCTGCCTTCGCAGTCCAACGGCGGGGATGATGACGGGAGCGGCGTTGCGGGCAGTCGCACGGGACGCGTCGCGCCACGGTCGAACTCCGGTTCGAGCACGGGCAGCGCGGACGGCGCGGCAGCGGGGGACAGCGATTTTCCGATTGCGGGACACGGTCCGGGTTCGGGTGACAAGCCGGCGGCGCCGTGGCTTCCGGTTGCAGCACTGAGCATCGTTGGTTCGGCGCTGGTGTTCTTCGGTTGGAGATCATCGAGGAGCGCACGGACAGGCTAG